A section of the Paenibacillus odorifer genome encodes:
- a CDS encoding DUF2232 domain-containing protein, with protein sequence MKFRWSSVAWSVAYLLLLLSLTTPLLIITTLFMIVPAVVLFTTLNTRQFVLHVLPVLLIVGLITPIYLLIAAYFLIPALVMGRWYKRHAPAMSTVIAGTVTILAQFLLLLLLGTALFNFDLSTYVNDVLQMVNSPLSELGTTNPLLTDIGFSTEDVNKISHMTVQMIPMTLIVSSFMIAVITHAIARPILNSMNYAVPKMKPAREWRLSRSFIWYYLIGVVLQLFFSGSENNFILMISANLLPLLRIGFMIQAIGFFFFLAHERKWNKMSAVLLAIPVILLPPLRIIGIIDLAFPLREYVTKSKR encoded by the coding sequence TTGAAATTTCGCTGGTCATCTGTGGCTTGGAGCGTAGCATACTTACTTTTGCTGCTTAGTTTAACGACTCCACTCCTCATCATCACTACCCTGTTTATGATTGTTCCGGCAGTAGTGTTGTTTACTACACTGAACACGAGACAATTTGTGCTGCATGTATTGCCGGTGTTGCTGATTGTAGGCTTGATTACACCAATTTATCTGTTGATAGCTGCGTATTTCTTAATACCGGCTCTGGTTATGGGGCGCTGGTATAAAAGACATGCCCCGGCTATGTCTACTGTGATCGCAGGTACGGTTACGATTCTTGCACAGTTCCTGCTGCTTTTGCTGCTGGGTACGGCATTATTTAATTTTGACCTGTCTACCTATGTGAACGATGTATTGCAAATGGTTAATTCACCTCTGTCCGAGCTCGGAACTACCAATCCTCTGCTCACTGATATTGGATTTTCAACTGAGGATGTAAACAAGATAAGTCATATGACGGTCCAAATGATCCCTATGACTCTAATCGTAAGCTCCTTCATGATTGCTGTGATTACGCATGCTATTGCCCGCCCGATTCTGAACAGTATGAATTATGCAGTGCCTAAGATGAAGCCTGCACGTGAATGGAGACTTTCGAGATCGTTTATTTGGTACTATCTGATTGGTGTTGTTCTACAGCTCTTCTTCTCAGGGTCGGAGAACAATTTCATCCTCATGATTTCTGCCAATCTTCTGCCATTGCTGCGAATTGGCTTTATGATTCAGGCCATCGGATTTTTCTTCTTCCTGGCGCATGAACGCAAATGGAACAAGATGTCTGCCGTTTTGTTAGCGATACCGGTTATTTTACTGCCGCCGCTGCGCATTATTGGTATTATTGATCTTGCGTTCCCACTGCGGGAGTATGTGACCAAATCGAAACGATAG
- the dnaB gene encoding replicative DNA helicase, translating into MGGDLFFDRVPPQNLEAEQAVIGAVLLQDEALITAMERVNTEDFYDKAHQMIFEAMVQLGEESQPIDLVTLTSRLQDKGELEDIGGVSYLAKLAHAVPTAANVEYYAQIIEEKAMLRRLIRTATQIVSEGYTGGEDVADMLSDAERRILEISNRRSGSGFIAIRDVLMEVFDKVELLHQNKGGTSGIPTGFVDLDHMTNGFQRNDLIIVAARPSVGKTAFALNIAQNVAVRAKETVAIFSLEMSAPQLVQRMICAEANLDANIMRTGDFKSDDDWSKLTMGIQSLSEAEIYIDDTPGITVTDIRAKCRRLKKEKGLGMIVIDYLQLIQGRGKGGENRQQEVSDISRTLKQIARELDVPVIALSQLSRGVEQRQDKRPMMSDLRESGSIEQDADIVAFLYRDDYYNADTEKKNIIEIIIAKQRNGPVGTVELVFLKNFNKFVNYERAHAEPFAG; encoded by the coding sequence ATGGGTGGAGATCTCTTTTTCGATCGGGTTCCCCCGCAGAATCTTGAAGCCGAGCAGGCGGTAATTGGTGCGGTTCTGTTGCAGGATGAAGCGCTCATTACTGCAATGGAACGGGTGAATACTGAAGACTTCTACGATAAAGCGCATCAAATGATTTTTGAGGCGATGGTGCAGCTCGGAGAAGAGAGCCAGCCGATTGATCTTGTTACACTTACGTCCAGACTGCAGGACAAAGGAGAGCTTGAAGATATTGGTGGTGTTAGCTACTTAGCTAAGCTGGCGCATGCCGTGCCTACTGCTGCTAACGTAGAATACTACGCCCAGATTATCGAAGAGAAAGCCATGCTGCGCCGTTTGATTCGCACAGCCACGCAGATTGTGAGCGAAGGTTATACTGGCGGTGAAGATGTAGCCGATATGCTGAGTGATGCAGAGCGGCGTATTCTTGAAATCTCCAACCGGCGGAGCGGCAGTGGATTTATTGCGATCCGCGATGTCTTGATGGAAGTGTTCGACAAGGTTGAGTTGCTTCATCAAAATAAGGGGGGTACCTCAGGTATCCCAACCGGATTTGTGGATTTAGATCATATGACTAACGGATTCCAACGTAACGATCTGATCATTGTTGCGGCTCGTCCATCTGTTGGTAAAACTGCATTCGCCCTGAATATTGCACAGAACGTGGCAGTACGCGCTAAAGAAACTGTTGCGATATTCAGTCTGGAAATGTCAGCGCCACAGCTGGTACAGCGGATGATTTGTGCTGAAGCCAACTTAGATGCCAATATTATGCGTACCGGTGACTTCAAGAGTGATGATGATTGGTCCAAGCTGACGATGGGCATTCAGTCTCTATCTGAAGCGGAGATTTATATCGACGATACACCAGGTATCACGGTAACCGATATTCGTGCAAAGTGCCGGAGACTGAAGAAGGAAAAAGGACTTGGCATGATCGTCATCGACTACTTGCAGCTCATTCAGGGCCGCGGTAAAGGCGGAGAGAACCGTCAGCAGGAAGTATCGGATATATCTCGTACATTGAAGCAGATTGCCCGTGAGCTGGATGTGCCGGTTATTGCCCTGTCGCAGTTAAGCCGGGGTGTAGAGCAGCGTCAGGATAAACGTCCAATGATGAGTGACTTGCGTGAATCGGGTTCTATCGAGCAGGATGCCGATATTGTTGCGTTTCTGTATCGTGATGATTATTACAATGCGGATACGGAGAAGAAGAATATTATTGAGATCATTATAGCTAAACAGCGTAATGGTCCCGTAGGCACGGTAGAACTGGTCTTTCTTAAAAATTTCAACAAGTTCGTTAACTACGAGCGAGCACATGCGGAACCCTTTGCTGGTTAA
- a CDS encoding adenylosuccinate synthase yields MSTVVVVGTQWGDEGKGKITDFLAESADVVARYQGGNNAGHTILIDGEKFKLSLIPSGVFYKEKTCVIGNGMVINPAALIQEINYIHENGFDTKNLVISDRAHVIMPYHMVLDALEEDRKGPNKIGTTRKGIGPCYMDKAARNGIRIADLMDAEEFELRLRPLMQEKNQVITQVYGAEALNVEEILTQYLEYAEVLRNYVTDTSVILNEAIDADRKVLFEGAQGVMLDIDQGTYPFVTSSNPSAGGVCIGSGVGPSKIKQVIGVAKAYTTRVGDGPFPTELNDATGDYIRETGHEYGTVTGRARRVGWFDSVVVSHARRVSGITGLSLNSLDVLSGLETVKICTGYKYRGEVITHYPASLKMLAECEAVYEELPGWSEDITSAKTLDDLPANTRRYVERVSELTGIPIAIFSVGRNREQTNQVLPIYI; encoded by the coding sequence ATGTCAACGGTAGTCGTCGTGGGAACACAATGGGGAGACGAAGGTAAAGGGAAAATCACTGACTTTCTAGCGGAAAGTGCAGATGTGGTCGCCCGTTATCAAGGGGGCAATAATGCCGGTCACACGATTCTGATTGACGGTGAGAAGTTTAAGCTCAGCTTGATCCCTTCGGGTGTATTTTATAAAGAGAAAACTTGTGTAATTGGTAACGGAATGGTTATTAATCCGGCTGCCTTGATCCAAGAAATTAATTATATTCACGAGAACGGTTTTGATACTAAGAACTTAGTGATCAGTGATCGTGCTCATGTCATTATGCCATACCATATGGTGCTGGATGCTCTCGAAGAAGACCGTAAGGGTCCGAACAAGATTGGTACTACACGTAAAGGTATCGGTCCTTGTTATATGGATAAGGCAGCACGCAACGGTATCCGTATTGCTGACTTGATGGACGCTGAGGAATTCGAACTGAGACTCCGCCCCTTGATGCAAGAGAAGAACCAAGTGATTACACAGGTCTATGGTGCGGAAGCTCTTAACGTAGAAGAGATTCTGACTCAATATCTGGAATATGCAGAAGTGCTGCGTAATTATGTAACAGACACCTCTGTTATTCTTAATGAAGCCATTGATGCGGATCGCAAAGTGTTGTTTGAAGGTGCGCAAGGAGTAATGCTTGATATCGATCAAGGTACGTATCCGTTTGTTACTTCATCCAACCCATCTGCCGGTGGGGTATGCATAGGTTCTGGTGTGGGACCGTCCAAAATCAAACAGGTTATTGGGGTTGCAAAAGCCTATACCACTCGTGTTGGAGATGGCCCGTTCCCTACAGAGCTGAATGATGCAACAGGTGATTATATCCGTGAAACAGGTCATGAATATGGCACAGTTACCGGACGTGCGCGCCGTGTAGGCTGGTTCGACAGTGTAGTTGTGAGTCACGCTCGTCGTGTAAGTGGAATCACAGGGCTATCTCTTAACTCGCTGGATGTACTTAGCGGACTTGAGACTGTGAAGATCTGCACAGGCTACAAATACCGTGGTGAGGTAATTACTCATTACCCTGCTAGCCTCAAAATGCTGGCAGAATGCGAAGCGGTATATGAAGAGCTTCCAGGCTGGAGCGAAGATATTACTTCTGCAAAAACGTTGGATGATCTTCCAGCCAATACACGCAGATATGTTGAACGTGTATCTGAGCTTACGGGTATTCCGATTGCTATCTTCTCAGTGGGTCGTAACCGTGAGCAGACGAATCAAGTATTGCCAATTTATATCTAA
- a CDS encoding D-alanyl-D-alanine carboxypeptidase family protein, with the protein MKRRILIWAGAALIVVVLITVWRPIELGFKPDIDAGSAVLLDMDSGDIWVNINGDVPMPPASVSKLMTEMIVLDHITSGTLRWEDRVPISAYASQMGGMSLSLKRGDFYTVRELFEGITIYSANDAAVALAEYMAGSEDSFVLMMNDRARSLGLSPNTVFTNASGLSSKDLGIIRQPTHIGGQTMMTARDTAKLAAALIHNHPDVLNISGRTQMQLKDKGLYVSNSNLMLPGMGGAYAYDGADGLKTGYDSQTGYCIAGSAQREGHRLIAVVMGAETYGSRFEGAAKLFDYGFFRGLHYGERVKHIIHALGIRS; encoded by the coding sequence ATGAAGAGACGGATATTAATATGGGCTGGTGCAGCTTTGATAGTCGTTGTCTTAATTACGGTGTGGAGGCCTATCGAGTTGGGCTTTAAACCGGATATTGACGCGGGTTCAGCAGTGCTGCTAGATATGGATAGTGGAGACATATGGGTCAATATAAACGGCGATGTGCCTATGCCACCGGCCAGTGTGTCTAAATTAATGACTGAAATGATTGTGCTGGATCACATAACCTCTGGAACCCTTAGGTGGGAGGATAGAGTCCCTATTAGTGCTTACGCCAGTCAAATGGGAGGTATGAGTCTCTCATTAAAACGAGGAGATTTCTATACAGTAAGGGAGCTATTCGAAGGCATCACCATATATTCTGCTAATGATGCTGCAGTTGCATTGGCAGAATATATGGCAGGATCAGAGGATTCTTTTGTACTTATGATGAATGATAGAGCACGTAGTTTAGGTTTATCTCCTAATACGGTATTTACCAACGCCTCTGGATTGTCTAGCAAGGATCTTGGTATCATTCGTCAGCCTACGCATATCGGTGGCCAGACGATGATGACAGCGAGGGATACAGCCAAATTGGCAGCTGCGCTAATCCATAATCATCCTGATGTACTGAATATTTCCGGTCGTACACAGATGCAATTAAAGGATAAAGGGTTATATGTTAGTAATAGCAACCTTATGCTTCCAGGTATGGGCGGCGCTTACGCATACGATGGAGCAGATGGGTTGAAGACTGGATATGATAGCCAGACGGGATATTGTATTGCGGGATCAGCCCAGAGGGAGGGGCACCGGCTTATTGCGGTCGTTATGGGGGCGGAGACTTATGGCAGCCGATTTGAGGGTGCTGCTAAATTGTTCGATTATGGGTTTTTCCGCGGTTTACATTATGGAGAACGGGTAAAACATATTATACATGCCCTTGGGATTCGAAGTTAA
- the rplI gene encoding 50S ribosomal protein L9, translating to MKVIFIKDVKGQGKKGQVKEVSEGYASNFLLPRGLVRPATEGNVKTLENQAAAEQRRKDNEKEEAQQLGKKLDELTLTMKAKSGEGGRLFGAITSKQIAETLASTKGITIDKRKIELGEPIRHIGVFQVSVKLHTEVKATLKVEVTEE from the coding sequence ATGAAGGTCATTTTCATAAAAGATGTTAAGGGTCAAGGTAAAAAAGGTCAGGTTAAAGAGGTATCCGAAGGTTATGCTTCCAACTTCTTATTGCCACGTGGATTGGTTCGTCCGGCAACGGAAGGCAACGTGAAGACGCTGGAGAATCAAGCAGCTGCTGAACAACGCCGTAAAGATAACGAAAAAGAAGAAGCACAGCAATTGGGTAAGAAGCTTGACGAGTTAACACTGACAATGAAAGCAAAATCAGGTGAAGGCGGACGTTTATTCGGCGCTATTACAAGCAAACAGATTGCTGAGACACTGGCTTCCACCAAAGGAATTACTATTGATAAGCGCAAGATTGAATTAGGTGAGCCAATTCGCCATATAGGAGTATTTCAAGTAAGCGTAAAATTGCATACTGAAGTAAAGGCCACACTTAAGGTTGAGGTAACGGAGGAGTAA
- a CDS encoding LCP family protein, giving the protein MKKIKKRYIALIVLVVIIAGGFLFRNSLAVLAFDLFLSDRVESKLKEESYQPLKDENKVKPEPVVYKSDPFSLMLLGTDQRDNETARSDTMMYAVVRPEDYKILLISIPRDTYTEIIGHNDNKKDKITHAYAFGGQQMAKDTLEALLEHDIQYYATINFQGLKDAVDAIGGVPLPIKKDIVNKGKDHEKFTIEGGKSNYNGQEALNYTRYREDSDFNRTKRQQVFIDVVANKMLSISQIGNIPKLLDIMGDNFKTDIEPSMIISLAKKFMGGKDMDISSFTVMGEGKRIDGLYYDIVDEEDLREAKALIDNWMNAGTPVDQLIEPGKASNALEPKATAVTQ; this is encoded by the coding sequence ATGAAAAAAATAAAGAAAAGATACATTGCGCTAATTGTTCTCGTCGTTATTATAGCGGGAGGTTTTCTCTTTCGAAATTCTTTGGCCGTATTAGCTTTTGACCTCTTTTTGTCCGATCGGGTAGAAAGCAAGCTGAAAGAAGAATCTTATCAGCCACTTAAGGATGAGAATAAGGTTAAGCCAGAGCCGGTTGTATACAAAAGCGATCCATTCTCGCTGATGCTGCTCGGGACTGATCAACGCGACAATGAAACCGCACGTTCGGACACGATGATGTATGCTGTTGTTCGCCCAGAGGATTACAAAATTCTGCTTATTTCTATTCCACGTGATACGTATACCGAGATTATTGGCCATAACGATAATAAAAAAGATAAGATTACCCATGCTTATGCTTTTGGTGGGCAGCAAATGGCTAAGGATACTCTGGAAGCACTGCTGGAGCATGATATTCAGTATTATGCCACCATTAACTTTCAAGGGCTCAAGGATGCCGTTGATGCTATTGGAGGCGTTCCGCTGCCAATCAAGAAGGACATTGTAAACAAGGGTAAGGACCATGAAAAGTTTACGATCGAGGGTGGAAAGTCGAATTATAACGGTCAAGAAGCACTTAACTATACACGCTACCGTGAAGATAGTGACTTTAACCGGACCAAACGCCAACAGGTTTTTATTGATGTTGTAGCTAATAAAATGTTATCGATCAGCCAAATCGGCAATATTCCAAAGCTGCTGGATATTATGGGCGATAATTTTAAGACCGATATAGAGCCTTCAATGATCATTAGTCTGGCCAAGAAATTCATGGGCGGCAAAGACATGGATATCTCAAGCTTTACGGTAATGGGCGAAGGAAAACGTATTGACGGACTTTATTATGATATCGTTGATGAAGAGGATTTGCGTGAAGCTAAGGCGCTGATTGATAATTGGATGAATGCAGGAACACCAGTAGATCAACTGATTGAGCCGGGAAAAGCAAGTAATGCACTCGAGCCCAAAGCAACAGCAGTTACGCAGTAA
- the opp4A gene encoding oligopeptide ABC transporter substrate-binding protein, producing MKNKKICGFLLTMLVMTTVLSACSRAGTSSNSLSLHHNEVVEKPQTGGVVTYGYSSPFMGFFEPAFYEGEDDFHVLEFITEAMFTIDDDLSTVPNIATWQESEDHRIFTFKIKPGIRWHNGDELTVEDWKFAMETIASPDYTGSRYYSVEMIQGAEAYHKGEAKNITGLKVIDPYTLKITMTAARVNTIDNLWPYPMNKKYYTGVAVKDMPESDQMRKNPIGIGPFEVSLIEPGQRVEMKRFDQYYKGKALLDGVLYKVFDDKEIISLFEQGVIDIENAPRDTYEKLSKLDNINILQSNELAYEYIGFKFGYWDSEAEKIVMDNPKFADKRLRQAMYYALDREGIIQSFSHGLGKPIETPVSSASWAKIPDSQINTYPYDPEKAKQLLDEAGFVDVDGDGLREDQKGEKLVIHYDSMLGSHSAELRTAAILEDWRNVGLDVQLNGGALKELNTFYEAVEADDPSIELFNGVWGLANDPDPSGLWRENDLWNYPRWSSERNEELIRDGTSMKAYDRDYRQQIYYEWQKLVNEEVPMIFFAERESITAVNKRLQGVRVDSLGSIIEPNKWWIKD from the coding sequence ATGAAGAATAAGAAGATATGCGGGTTCTTGTTAACAATGCTCGTGATGACTACTGTATTGTCAGCATGCAGCAGAGCAGGTACCAGCAGTAATTCATTATCTTTACATCACAATGAGGTGGTCGAAAAGCCACAGACTGGCGGAGTAGTTACTTATGGATACTCATCGCCGTTTATGGGCTTCTTTGAGCCTGCTTTTTATGAAGGTGAAGATGATTTTCATGTGCTGGAGTTTATTACTGAGGCCATGTTTACGATAGATGATGATTTATCAACGGTTCCTAATATCGCCACTTGGCAGGAGTCCGAGGATCATAGAATATTTACCTTTAAAATCAAACCGGGAATCCGTTGGCATAATGGAGATGAACTGACCGTAGAGGACTGGAAATTTGCGATGGAGACTATTGCTAGTCCAGACTACACCGGATCACGTTATTATAGTGTGGAAATGATTCAAGGTGCGGAAGCCTATCATAAAGGTGAGGCGAAGAATATAACAGGTCTTAAGGTTATAGATCCTTATACTTTGAAAATAACAATGACAGCTGCCCGCGTAAATACGATTGATAATCTATGGCCGTATCCGATGAATAAAAAATATTATACTGGAGTCGCTGTTAAGGATATGCCTGAGAGTGATCAGATGCGAAAAAATCCGATAGGGATTGGTCCCTTTGAGGTGAGCCTTATTGAACCTGGCCAGCGGGTGGAGATGAAGCGCTTTGATCAATACTATAAAGGTAAGGCTTTATTGGATGGTGTGTTGTATAAGGTATTTGATGACAAGGAAATCATCAGCCTGTTTGAACAAGGCGTAATTGATATAGAGAATGCCCCACGAGATACTTATGAAAAGTTGAGTAAACTCGATAATATTAATATTTTACAATCAAATGAGCTTGCTTATGAGTATATAGGGTTTAAATTTGGGTATTGGGATAGTGAAGCTGAAAAAATCGTAATGGATAACCCTAAATTTGCGGATAAAAGATTACGTCAGGCGATGTATTATGCACTTGATCGGGAGGGGATCATTCAATCATTTTCTCATGGGTTAGGCAAGCCTATAGAAACTCCGGTTTCCAGTGCAAGCTGGGCGAAGATCCCTGATAGTCAGATTAATACGTATCCCTATGATCCGGAAAAAGCGAAGCAGCTGCTTGATGAGGCTGGTTTTGTAGATGTTGATGGAGATGGGCTGCGTGAGGATCAAAAAGGAGAAAAGTTAGTTATTCATTATGATTCTATGCTAGGCAGTCATTCAGCGGAGTTACGAACTGCTGCTATTCTGGAGGATTGGCGAAATGTGGGACTTGATGTGCAGCTTAATGGTGGGGCGTTAAAAGAGCTCAACACCTTCTACGAAGCAGTGGAGGCTGATGATCCGTCCATTGAGTTGTTTAACGGGGTATGGGGATTAGCTAATGATCCTGATCCTTCAGGTCTCTGGAGAGAGAATGATTTGTGGAACTACCCACGTTGGTCCTCGGAGCGGAATGAAGAATTGATTCGCGATGGCACAAGTATGAAGGCGTATGATAGAGATTATCGACAACAAATCTATTATGAATGGCAGAAGCTAGTGAATGAAGAGGTTCCAATGATCTTTTTTGCGGAAAGAGAAAGCATTACTGCTGTCAATAAACGTCTACAAGGTGTGCGTGTTGATTCTTTGGGCTCCATAATTGAGCCTAATAAATGGTGGATAAAGGACTAA
- a CDS encoding DHH family phosphoesterase produces MPKFLQRRWHGYHTVWAFMLLLVLIIIVSVYNWALGVAGLFLSGTLCFYMLKAEISFRRNLVEYINGLSFRIKRVEGEAVSMLPLGIILFSEDRTVEWNNRYAGDIFARKSLVGESLQELLPDMQSFFTGAAAGKREVGKEGVLHDTRLEITVDERFYQAVIIPSERILYLYDITELVVLRERYEDEKLAIGIVMMDNLDESAQGMDDQQRTSLIAKVTSEITEWSKQFEVYLRRLSSERYLMLLNHRSLQALEESRFVILDEVREMTADLKVPMTLSIGLAFGADSASELGALAQSSLDMALGRGGDQAAVKAGQRLSFYGGKSNAAEKRTRVRARVIAHALRDLMQESDRVLILGHRTPDIDAVGAAIGLLRAAQMYNVEASIVMETPNPSITNMMEQIRKDDDLYKSFITTEQSLQIMTEHTLLIVVDTHKASMTMEPRLVQYASRIVVVDHHRRGEEFINDAVLVYLEPYASSTCELVTELLQYIHEKVKISPLDATMLLAGITVDTKHFALHTGSRTFEAAGFLRRNGADTVLIQRMLKEDLQEYISKAEIIKHARMVYDQIALVVTAPGMKIPQLLIAQTADTLLGMTNVVASFVISERPDGLIGISARSLGRMNVQVVMEKLGGGGHLSNAAVQLEGTCKEAEARLLQVLAEIESKEGLFE; encoded by the coding sequence ATGCCTAAATTTCTGCAAAGACGCTGGCACGGCTATCATACCGTATGGGCGTTCATGCTGCTGTTGGTCCTTATTATAATTGTCAGTGTCTATAACTGGGCGCTTGGGGTCGCCGGCCTGTTTCTGTCAGGTACTTTATGCTTCTATATGTTGAAAGCGGAGATCTCGTTCCGTCGTAATCTGGTGGAATATATTAATGGGCTGTCTTTCCGCATTAAGCGGGTAGAGGGCGAAGCAGTCAGCATGCTGCCGCTTGGAATCATTCTGTTTAGCGAGGATCGAACGGTGGAATGGAATAACCGCTATGCCGGCGATATTTTCGCACGCAAGTCTTTAGTTGGGGAATCACTGCAAGAATTATTGCCTGATATGCAGTCTTTTTTTACAGGTGCTGCAGCGGGTAAGCGGGAGGTCGGCAAAGAAGGTGTGCTCCATGACACCCGCCTTGAGATCACCGTGGATGAACGATTTTATCAAGCTGTCATTATTCCGAGTGAGCGTATTCTTTACTTGTATGATATCACTGAGCTTGTGGTGTTACGTGAGCGGTATGAGGATGAGAAGCTGGCGATCGGCATAGTGATGATGGATAACCTGGATGAATCCGCTCAAGGAATGGATGATCAACAGCGAACCTCGCTGATTGCTAAGGTGACGAGTGAGATCACTGAATGGAGTAAGCAGTTTGAGGTTTATCTGCGGCGGTTGTCCTCGGAACGTTATCTAATGCTGCTTAATCATCGTAGCCTGCAAGCGTTGGAAGAGAGCCGCTTCGTGATTCTAGATGAAGTCAGAGAAATGACTGCTGATCTCAAGGTACCTATGACACTGAGTATTGGTCTGGCCTTTGGCGCAGACTCTGCAAGTGAATTAGGGGCATTGGCCCAATCCAGTCTAGACATGGCGCTGGGCCGAGGTGGTGATCAGGCGGCTGTAAAAGCAGGCCAACGGTTATCCTTCTACGGTGGCAAGAGTAATGCTGCTGAGAAGCGTACCCGAGTGCGGGCGCGGGTCATTGCGCATGCTTTGCGGGATCTGATGCAGGAGAGCGATCGTGTGCTGATCCTCGGTCATCGGACACCGGATATCGATGCTGTGGGTGCTGCAATCGGCCTGTTAAGGGCTGCGCAGATGTATAATGTAGAGGCTAGCATTGTGATGGAGACTCCAAATCCATCGATAACTAACATGATGGAGCAGATTCGTAAGGATGACGATTTGTATAAGTCATTCATCACAACGGAGCAATCCCTACAGATCATGACAGAGCATACCCTGCTTATTGTTGTGGATACACATAAGGCGTCTATGACGATGGAGCCGCGGCTAGTACAATATGCCAGCAGAATCGTAGTGGTGGATCATCACCGCAGAGGTGAAGAGTTCATTAATGATGCTGTATTGGTATATTTGGAACCTTACGCTTCATCGACCTGTGAGCTGGTGACAGAGCTGCTTCAGTATATCCATGAGAAGGTAAAGATCAGTCCGCTGGATGCTACAATGTTGTTAGCGGGGATCACGGTGGATACAAAGCACTTTGCGCTCCATACGGGTTCGCGTACCTTTGAGGCGGCAGGCTTCCTGCGCCGGAATGGTGCCGATACCGTACTTATTCAGCGCATGCTGAAGGAGGATTTACAGGAGTATATTTCCAAAGCCGAAATTATCAAACATGCGCGAATGGTGTATGACCAAATCGCGCTCGTAGTTACGGCACCAGGCATGAAAATCCCGCAGCTTCTTATTGCTCAGACTGCGGACACGCTGCTTGGGATGACCAACGTAGTCGCTTCATTCGTCATCAGCGAGCGGCCTGACGGCCTGATTGGCATTAGTGCCCGATCACTCGGACGTATGAATGTACAGGTCGTGATGGAGAAATTAGGCGGCGGTGGGCATCTGTCCAATGCCGCAGTACAGCTTGAAGGAACATGTAAAGAAGCAGAAGCCAGATTACTGCAGGTGCTGGCGGAAATCGAATCGAAAGAGGGGTTATTCGAATGA
- a CDS encoding CBS domain-containing protein, translating into MNIAFFLLPKQEVACVTLDSTLRQTLERMEFHRYTAVPILNRNGEYAGTVTEGDLLWYMKESEGKVSFENASKFLLKDVPLRMNNKPVSIDADMEDLINLAKVQNFVPVVDDMNRFIGIVRRSQVIEYCEKFVTRQSQESL; encoded by the coding sequence ATGAATATTGCATTTTTTTTACTTCCGAAACAGGAGGTGGCCTGCGTAACGCTCGATTCTACGCTGCGCCAAACGCTTGAGAGGATGGAGTTTCACCGCTATACAGCAGTCCCGATTCTTAACCGTAATGGAGAGTATGCCGGCACGGTAACGGAAGGTGATCTGCTCTGGTACATGAAAGAGTCGGAGGGCAAGGTTTCGTTTGAGAACGCTTCAAAATTTTTGCTGAAGGACGTTCCATTACGTATGAATAACAAGCCGGTCTCGATTGATGCGGATATGGAAGATCTAATTAATTTGGCTAAGGTGCAGAACTTTGTACCTGTGGTCGATGATATGAACCGGTTTATTGGAATTGTTCGCCGGAGTCAAGTCATAGAGTATTGCGAGAAATTTGTAACAAGACAATCACAGGAATCATTATAG
- a CDS encoding MazG-like family protein has protein sequence MPKDLDVAKRAKVIEWLKTEVIDQVSRLFKALWEGSTTRVGDSLASLIMSSYILGRRLGIPYRSLDDLLLEKLRKHKQEGHQLEDWYQDISALEEHMRKR, from the coding sequence GTGCCGAAGGATCTGGATGTAGCCAAGCGCGCCAAGGTAATTGAATGGCTGAAAACCGAAGTGATTGATCAAGTTTCACGGTTATTTAAAGCGTTATGGGAAGGCAGTACTACCCGTGTCGGTGACAGTCTGGCTAGCTTGATTATGAGCTCTTATATTTTGGGCCGCAGACTAGGGATTCCTTATCGTTCTTTAGATGACTTGCTACTGGAGAAGCTTAGAAAGCACAAGCAGGAAGGGCATCAACTGGAAGATTGGTACCAAGATATATCTGCTTTAGAAGAACATATGCGTAAGAGGTGA